A genomic stretch from Lathyrus oleraceus cultivar Zhongwan6 chromosome 2, CAAS_Psat_ZW6_1.0, whole genome shotgun sequence includes:
- the LOC127122905 gene encoding uncharacterized protein LOC127122905 codes for MSQQSNSSPSKNMPCSPSAEPSNPNREDPVADSVNTPHARRPKETVSGFSSSIVLEERTKEGSRYVHNVISTIVTRILSGNHEVPGVSIPLNTIEPDSVADQENTESLGKNISDDVEQTDAHKESNVDKPLDNVAGEEVHVTHDVSDNPNCEAETVDLEEFSDNELLSFVLPSIAKRVRTRREKKIVAQRFPRKKIDVPTSSKTTVAVESSLKRKVHGPTKSWSKVVPMKKKHKWKYVYQKRLALERELAQNILDCKDIMDLIQEAGLMKTVTQFSKCYEMLVKEFIINLSEECVDGKSKEFRKVYVRGKCVNFSTSMINKYLGRPDEAQPELEVTDNKIYQVITANQVRKWPLKGKLVASKLSVKYAMLHKIGAANWVPTNHKSTVAVMLGKFIYVVGTKAKFDYGSYIFDQTLKHAGSFSVKGPIAFPSLICGIVLNQFPNILTENDSVKKRDIPMYFNHKLFLGTHVPDIVMTSGETSCVSNQPGKVVVIAMLKETYRELEARKLNLEKMITSLEMTEGDVLADGGEFGEAAVVAEEAERRGEEGEADASPDDGKDDDADSESDD; via the exons ATGTCTCAACAATCTAACTCTTCTCCTTCCAAGAACATGCCTTGTTCTCCTAGCGCTGAACCAAGCAACCCTAACAGAGAAGATCCTGTTGCTGACTCTGTGAATACCCcacatgcaagaagacctaaagaaactgTATCAGGCTTCTCCTCATCCATCGTTCTTGAGGAACGAACCAAAGAAGGTTCCAGGTATGTTCACAATGTCATTTCCACTATAGTGACTAGAATACTGTCTGGAAATCATGAGGTCCCTGGGGTTTCCATTCCCTTAAACACTATTGAACCTGATAGTGTTGCTGATCAAGAAAATACTGAGTCTTTAGGAAAGAATATCTCTGATGATGTTGAGCAAACTGATGCCCATAAGGAGTCAAATGTTGACAAACCCTTAGATAATGTGGCTGGTGAGGAAGTTCATGTCACTcatgatgtcagtgacaaccctaactGTGAGGCTGAAACAGTAGACCTGGAGGAATTTTCTGATAATGAGCTGTTGTCCTTTGTCctccctagcatagccaaaagggttaggactaggagagaaaagAAAATTGTGGCTCAAAGGTTCCCCAGAAAGAAGATTGATGTTCCAACCTCTTCCAAGACAACAGTGGCAGTCGAGAGTTCCCTCAAGAGGAAAGTTCACGGTCCAaccaaatcttggagcaaagtgGTGCCCATGAAAAAGAAGCACaa GTGGAAATATGTTTATCAGAAGAGGCTGGCTTTGGAAAGGGAATTAGCTCAGAATATCCTAGATTGTAAGGATATTATGGATCTTATTCAAGAGGCTGGTTTAATGAAGACTGTGACTCAGTTTTCAAAGTGCTATGAGATGTTGGTAAAGGAATTTATTATTAATTTGTCTGAAGAATGTGTTGATGGTAAGTCTAAGGAATTCAGGAAAGTGTATGTGAGAGGCAAGTGTGTAAATTTCTCTACTTCAATGATCAACAAGTATTTGGGAAGGCCTGATGAagctcaacctgagcttgagGTGACTGACAATAAAATCTAtcaagtcatcactgctaatCAGGTAAGGAAGTGGCCTCTCAAAGGAAAATTGGTGGCAAGTAAACTGAGTGTCAAGTATGCAATGCTGCACAAGATTGGAGCTGCTAACTGGGTGCCCACCAATCATAAATCTACAGTTGCTGTAATGCTTGGAAAGTTTATATATGTTGTTGGAACCAAAGCCAAATTTGACTATGGCTCCTATATTTTTGATCAAACTTTGAAGCATGCAGGAAGCTTTAGTGTGAAGGGtcctatagcctttccttctcTTATCTGTGGTATTGTTTTGAATCAGTTTCCAAACATCTTAACTGAGAATGATTCTGTGAAGAAAAGAGACATCCCTATGTATTTCAATCATAAGTTGTTCCTAGGTACCCATGTCCCTGACATTGTAATGACATCAGGTGAGACATCATGTGTAAGCAATCAGCCAGGTAAAGTTGTTGTCATTGCAATGCTCAAAGAAACCTACAGGGAATtagaggcaaggaagctgaaCTTGGAAAAAATGATTACCTCTTTGGAGATGACTGAAGGTGATGTGCTAGCTGATGGTGGAGAATTTGGTGAAGCTGCTGTTGTTGCAGAAGAAGCTGAAAGACGAGGTGAAGAGGGAGAAGCAGATGCCAGTCCTGATGATGGCAAAGATGATGATGCTGACTCTGAGTCAGATGACTAG